From the Deltaproteobacteria bacterium genome, one window contains:
- a CDS encoding universal stress protein codes for MALKYEKILYCTDFSEDADYAFLTALDMAEKYQAQLFILHVLHSPYKYMRTVVDDQATGGKEAFISKEIMGKGIQDLKERYEPKMGTFTNYQFHLTGGVPFVEIVRFARSQNVDFIVLGAAGSSELDRTTFGSTAENVARRAHCTVMAIRYPGKTFQLDQLGK; via the coding sequence ATGGCACTAAAATACGAAAAAATTCTTTATTGTACGGATTTTTCCGAGGATGCCGATTATGCCTTCCTCACCGCTCTGGACATGGCCGAAAAATATCAGGCCCAACTCTTTATTCTCCACGTTCTGCATTCACCTTATAAGTACATGCGCACTGTGGTGGATGACCAGGCAACCGGCGGAAAGGAAGCTTTTATTTCGAAGGAGATTATGGGAAAAGGCATCCAGGATTTAAAAGAACGCTATGAACCTAAGATGGGCACCTTTACCAATTACCAATTCCATTTAACCGGCGGGGTCCCTTTTGTGGAAATCGTCCGATTTGCCCGGAGCCAAAATGTGGACTTTATCGTTTTAGGCGCAGCGGGAAGTTCGGAATTGGACCGGACCACTTTTGGCAGCACCGCCGAAAATGTAGCCCGCCGAGCCCATTGCACCGTTATGGCCATTCGATATCCGGGAAAGACGTTTCAACTGGATCAATTGGGGAAATAA
- a CDS encoding response regulator — MKKKILVVDDEMDIRIFISTLVETNGYKPLVAKDGEEGLKMIKEHKPDLVILDVMMPKESGLKLYREIRSDENTKQIPVIMVSAVSKKTFFHSHRELDRYHGASIAEPEAYIEKPPESEELIACISRFCPA, encoded by the coding sequence ATGAAAAAGAAAATATTAGTGGTGGACGATGAGATGGACATTCGCATTTTTATTTCCACCCTGGTAGAGACCAATGGTTATAAACCTCTGGTGGCCAAAGACGGTGAAGAGGGCCTGAAGATGATCAAAGAGCACAAACCCGATCTGGTCATCCTGGACGTTATGATGCCTAAGGAAAGCGGACTCAAGTTGTACCGGGAAATTAGATCCGACGAAAACACAAAACAAATCCCCGTTATCATGGTCTCGGCGGTCTCCAAAAAAACCTTCTTCCACTCCCACCGGGAACTGGACCGCTACCATGGGGCCTCCATAGCGGAACCGGAAGCCTATATCGAAAAGCCACCTGAATCCGAAGAACTCATCGCCTGTATCAGCCGGTTTTGCCCGGCATAG
- a CDS encoding 4Fe-4S dicluster domain-containing protein: MEHTIPEIIIGESHFLDEVEQGSGIKVSACFQCRKCTNGCPVTFAMDIYPDQVMRYIQLGLKKEIRESATIWVCASCETCTTRCPNEIDIAGVMDFLKQSVVGEKAKAAESKVLAFHQAFLDDIRKRGRIFEAGLMQSYMLKSGAWLQKMKDLTIMDEMRLGWTMYRKGRLNLLPKKIKGKEEVQKMFKNKL; this comes from the coding sequence ATGGAGCACACGATTCCCGAGATAATCATCGGGGAGTCCCATTTCTTGGATGAAGTAGAACAGGGAAGCGGCATCAAGGTCTCGGCCTGTTTCCAATGCCGCAAATGTACCAACGGCTGTCCGGTGACCTTCGCCATGGATATTTATCCGGATCAGGTCATGCGTTACATCCAGTTGGGCCTGAAGAAGGAAATCCGGGAAAGTGCCACTATCTGGGTCTGTGCCTCCTGTGAAACCTGCACCACCCGCTGCCCCAATGAAATTGATATTGCCGGTGTCATGGACTTCCTGAAACAATCGGTGGTTGGAGAAAAGGCCAAGGCCGCGGAAAGCAAAGTCCTGGCCTTTCATCAGGCCTTTTTAGACGATATCCGGAAAAGGGGACGGATCTTTGAAGCCGGCCTGATGCAGAGCTATATGCTCAAAAGCGGCGCCTGGCTCCAAAAGATGAAAGACCTGACCATCATGGATGAAATGCGCCTGGGTTGGACCATGTACCGAAAAGGGCGGTTGAATCTGCTTCCCAAAAAAATTAAGGGGAAAGAAGAAGTACAAAAAATGTTTAAGAATAAGCTATAG